Genomic segment of bacterium:
ACCAAACTGTCGGAAAGATTCAATGTCCCTGTTGAGCAGATAATTCTCGGCTATGGTTCAGAAGATCTGATTCACCGCATATTTGATACATTTCTGCAGCCGCAGGATAAAGTATTGCTATGCAGCCACGGCTGGTACTACTATTGTAACCTATGCAAAAAAAGAAACATGCAGCAGCACCATTATCATCTCTACAGGCAAAAGGACAATTATATTTATAATTATGATGAACTTCATAACCAGTTTAATGAAATAAAACCCAAATTAACCATAATCGGTTCCCCGACAAATCCTACAGGTACATGTTTCAGCACTTCCGAATTTGAGAAAACGATTGCAAATGTCCGGGATGATCAGATTCTTTTCTATGATATTGCCTACTACGGGTTTTCAAAAGAAGATGACCCACCCATTGCAGAATGGATTAAAAATTCTAAAAATCTGGTTATCACAAGCTCCTTCTCAAAATATTTTGCTCTCGCAGGAGTGAGAATAGGTTATGCATTTATAAGCAGCAATTTAATCGATAAATTTATGCCAAGCAAGAGACTCCTCGGGTTCAGTCAAATCCTGGAGAATGTAGCAATAGCTGCACTTGATTCTGAAGATTACTACTCGGATATAGCAGCAAAAATTGGCAATGACCGCAAGGCAATTATCCAAAAAATTAACTCCATACCCGGATTCACTGCATTTGATTCCAAAGCAAATTTTATCCTTGCGGAGTACCCTAAAGAGGTGAGGGAACTCTTTGAGCAGGAACTTGACAAAAAAAATGTCCTGATTAAATTTATCTCAGGCGAGCCATTATTCCAGAATATGGTAAGGATAAGCATAGGCACACAAGAGCATACAAAACTGCTTCTCGAAGCATTGGACAATCTGTCATATATTCTGGAAAAAAATTATGCTGACAGTATTGAAGCTTCTGTTATTGAATAGACATAATCTTTTCGCTTTCAGTAATACAGCCTTATTATAATACTGACAGCAACGGTTATCATCATTTATAACTTGGAAATATTAAACTGCCGCTGTTTTCTTTGTAACAAAAATAAAATCCATAAACCGTTTCAGCCACACAGCAATTGCTGCTAAGATCAGACGTGGAATTGTAATCCACCATGCTGAAACTCCTATAGCAACAAAAAGCATAGTATCTTCCAATAAAGAGTGTGAAATCGCAACATGATAATTTAAAAGGTTCACATTATCACGGGATATCTTTCCCCGCTTTACATAATCCAACATCACACCCGACCCGTATGCAAGGCCCAGAGTATTGGCAATAATCCAGAGAAATGCTGCCTGATATGGAACGCCAAGGATCAAGAGAGGATATTTTAAAATACTGGAAAGGAATTCCGTAACACCGAACTCTTCCAGAATTCGCTGCAGTATCATGAGCAGAGTAATAAGTATCATAATTTTGATACAGAGATGTAAAATCCCAACAGCCCATATTTGCAATTCAATCATAAAGCCGCTGCCTGCTGAAATTGTACTCTTAACAACTGTTTCTGGCAGTTGTAATGAATCTGAAGGAAGAAATTTATTAAGTGCCACTGCGCCTGCAAAACTCGCAGAAAGCCTTAGTATAATCATCTTTAATGCAGATGAGCCTGTTTTTTTCTGAACCATGCTCTCTACAGGCAAATTGTGAGAAATGAGACACATTAGTGCGAGAATAGTTACAATACGTCCTGTAAGGCCAAGAGTTTGTATTACGGCTATACTTGAATAGACATTTAAAAAACAGGCAGTTGCAAAAACTATTGCAGATTCTCCGGGCAACCCTGCAAAAGCGAATGCAGGAGCAAAGAACTGTGCAATAACTTCAAGTACACCTGTTATTTTGAGAATAAATACTAAAAAAGAGACCGGAACAGTAATTGATAACAGCCAAACACCTGTTTTAAGTGCAGGCGGCATGGCATCTTTAACGCATAAACGTAATCGTTCCTGCCATTTTGTGATATTTACAGCATCCGGTTCGTGCTCAGTATTTTGTTCCATTCAAACCCCGTATCACATTACAAATACATATAACAAAACATTTTCAATCCGGATTAATAACTTCCTTTTTCTGCAACAACCTTTACAGATTTTGAAGGCCTGCTTTCCATACCAGTACCGATTATCAATTTCCCTCTGCCGATGACTTGAGTAATTGAATAAAAATAGTCCTGTCCCTGTTTTACAGATTCGTCAATATAGCTTGATTTAAAAACAGTTGCAAATCTTTTTCTGGTTAAAAGAGAATCAAAAGAATCAGATGTATCTCTGTAAACAGCATAATAGTCTGCGCCTTGCGTTGCATTCCACCTCAGATGGACATACTTATTATGATCAACCGATGCTGAAAGGCCGGAAGGGCTTTTTAGTAAAGTATTTTTTCGAATAATTATTCTTATCCCGTGTTTATTTTTTTGTATATCCTGAGAAAAGGCAATATAAATTTTATCATCAAAACTTTTTACAATTGGATACATACAGTTTCCCTGTGCATTCTTAAGGGGTCTTTCGTCTTCCCATGTAACCCCATTGTTGTAACTCCGGATAATTGATATCCCTTTCGGCCACATATCCTGAAAAACAGCAAACATAGAACCACTGCCTGTTTTTACAATTCCCGGAAATGTACCCTCCATACCTGTATTAAAAGGTAAAGACCATGTATGCCCCCCGTCTTTGGAGATACTCTCATATATAAAACCCTGCGAGTCCCTGCTCTGCATAAGGCAGAGAAAATCTTTTTCCCCTGTCTCGATAATTGAAGGATTTTCCAAGTTGAAACTATCCGTACTATCTCCCGAAAATATATCAACTCTGCGCCAGGTCTCACCCCTGTCTTCGGACAGAAGAGCACCGACATAGGATGCTACATCTCCGGAAGCAGCAGATACACCCACAAAAAGATCTCCGTTTTCAGCCTCAAGAATCCCTCCTGAAACATTCAGGCTGCTCTTTTCTCCTGCCGGAATCATACGAGGGGCTGTAAATGTCACTCCATTATCAAATGACTCTATAAGGAAAATACCGATCGGGATATCACTTCCTTTTTTATCATCACGTCTCGATTGATTAAACACAATGATAACCAGCCCATCCTTTAACCGGCACACTACCGGATTATAGCATTTCCATCCGCTTTTTACAAGTACGCCGGGTTTTGACCATCCAGCTATACCGGACTTTGATTTGCACATCAAAATTTCCGATTCGGCGCTCCTTTCATTATGTTCCGTAAAAACTACAAAAATTTTACCGTCTCCCAATTTGATAAAATCCAGATGGCCCATATTGTTATCGGATTCAATAACTGTGGCCACTTTCTCCGTATCAATTTTATATAATTCTTTAATTTTTCCGCATCCAGCAAATAAAACTGCGAAAAACAAAACCATAATATATTTTATTCTCATAATACCTCCAAAAATATTTTTTTGCAACTATTTTTCTCTCTTAAGTGTCTATATATATGAAGAGGAAAAAACAAGGAGAAAAAATGTTAACAACAATTATCGCCATAGTATTCATCGTACTTCTTCTGGCATGGGGAGCTCCTGTAAAACAAAAATCAGTATAAGCATCAAAAGTTCAATTTTAATACCGCTGTGCCCAGAATGCATCTTTAAAATGTTTTATTGATACACTGCTTTTTTGGAAAACAACTGCAATTACATCAAATCTGTAATCTTCAACATCAGGGTTCTGAGATCCAATATATCGCTCAGCAATCCTGGCAATCTGGCGCTGTTTTTTCATACTTACCCTTTCTTCGGGATTTCCAAACTCCAGGCCATTGCTGCTTTTTACTTCTAC
This window contains:
- a CDS encoding YraN family protein, with translation MTNNGRNLVTGGRGEFEAVKFLEKLGYKIVCKNFRSGHGEIDIIAREHDTIVFVEVKSSNGLEFGNPEERVSMKKQRQIARIAERYIGSQNPDVEDYRFDVIAVVFQKSSVSIKHFKDAFWAQRY
- a CDS encoding aminotransferase class I/II-fold pyridoxal phosphate-dependent enzyme, which codes for MQKILLNKNENKYGPSQKCLDTLTNAKINDLTDYTRDDNNTLRTKLSERFNVPVEQIILGYGSEDLIHRIFDTFLQPQDKVLLCSHGWYYYCNLCKKRNMQQHHYHLYRQKDNYIYNYDELHNQFNEIKPKLTIIGSPTNPTGTCFSTSEFEKTIANVRDDQILFYDIAYYGFSKEDDPPIAEWIKNSKNLVITSSFSKYFALAGVRIGYAFISSNLIDKFMPSKRLLGFSQILENVAIAALDSEDYYSDIAAKIGNDRKAIIQKINSIPGFTAFDSKANFILAEYPKEVRELFEQELDKKNVLIKFISGEPLFQNMVRISIGTQEHTKLLLEALDNLSYILEKNYADSIEASVIE
- a CDS encoding exo-alpha-sialidase gives rise to the protein MRIKYIMVLFFAVLFAGCGKIKELYKIDTEKVATVIESDNNMGHLDFIKLGDGKIFVVFTEHNERSAESEILMCKSKSGIAGWSKPGVLVKSGWKCYNPVVCRLKDGLVIIVFNQSRRDDKKGSDIPIGIFLIESFDNGVTFTAPRMIPAGEKSSLNVSGGILEAENGDLFVGVSAASGDVASYVGALLSEDRGETWRRVDIFSGDSTDSFNLENPSIIETGEKDFLCLMQSRDSQGFIYESISKDGGHTWSLPFNTGMEGTFPGIVKTGSGSMFAVFQDMWPKGISIIRSYNNGVTWEDERPLKNAQGNCMYPIVKSFDDKIYIAFSQDIQKNKHGIRIIIRKNTLLKSPSGLSASVDHNKYVHLRWNATQGADYYAVYRDTSDSFDSLLTRKRFATVFKSSYIDESVKQGQDYFYSITQVIGRGKLIIGTGMESRPSKSVKVVAEKGSY
- a CDS encoding nucleoside recognition protein, which produces MEQNTEHEPDAVNITKWQERLRLCVKDAMPPALKTGVWLLSITVPVSFLVFILKITGVLEVIAQFFAPAFAFAGLPGESAIVFATACFLNVYSSIAVIQTLGLTGRIVTILALMCLISHNLPVESMVQKKTGSSALKMIILRLSASFAGAVALNKFLPSDSLQLPETVVKSTISAGSGFMIELQIWAVGILHLCIKIMILITLLMILQRILEEFGVTEFLSSILKYPLLILGVPYQAAFLWIIANTLGLAYGSGVMLDYVKRGKISRDNVNLLNYHVAISHSLLEDTMLFVAIGVSAWWITIPRLILAAIAVWLKRFMDFIFVTKKTAAV